Proteins from a single region of Nomascus leucogenys isolate Asia chromosome 2, Asia_NLE_v1, whole genome shotgun sequence:
- the ADGRG1 gene encoding adhesion G-protein coupled receptor G1 isoform X3, whose product MCELKRDLQLLSQFLKHPQKSSRRPSAAPASQQLQSLESKLTSVRFMGNTVSFEEDRINATVWKLQPTAGLQDLHIHSRQEEEQSEILEYSVLLPRTLFQRTKGRRGEAEKRLLLVDFSSQALFQDKNSSQVLGEKVLGIVVQNTKVANLTEPVVLTFQHQLQPKNVTLQCVFWVEDPTLSSPGHWSSAGCETVRRETQTSCFCNHLTYFAVLMVSSVEVDAVHKHYLSLLSYVGCVVSALACVVTIAAYLCSRVPLPCRRKPRDYTIKVHMNLLLAVFLLDMSFLLSEPVALTGSEDGCRASAIFLHFSLLACLSWMGLEGYNLYRLVVEVFGTYVPGYLLKLSAMGWGFPIFLVTLVALVDVDNYGPIILAVHRTPESVIYPSMCWIRDSLVSYITNLGLFSLVFLFNMAMLGTMVVQILRLRPHTQKWSHVLTLLGLSLVLGLPWALIFFSFASGTFQLVVLYLFSIITSFQGFLIFVWYWSMRLQARGGPSPLKSNSDSARLPISSGSTSSSRI is encoded by the exons ATGTGCGAGCTCAAAAGGGACCTCCAGCTGCTCAGCCAGTTCCTGAAGCATCCCCAGAAGTCCTCAAGGAGGCCCTCGGCTGCCCCCGCCAGCCA GCAGTTGCAGAGCCTGGAGTCGAAGCTGACCTCTGTGAGATTCATGGGGAACACGGTGTCCTTCGAGGAGGACCGGATCAACGCCACGGTGTGGAAGCTCCAGCCCACAGCCGGCCTCCAGGACCTGCACATCCACTCCCGGCAGGAG GAGGAGCAGAGCGAGATCTTGGAGTACTCGGTGCTGCTGCCTCGAACACTCTTCCAGAGGACAAAAGGCCGGAGGGGGGAGGCTGAGAAGAGACTCCTCCTGGTGGACTTCAGCAGCCAAGCCCTGTTCCAG GACAAGAATTCCAGCCAAGTCCTGGGTGAGAAGGTCTTGGGGATTGTGGTGCAGAACACAAAAGTAGCCAACCTCACGGAGCCCGTGGTGCTCACCTTCCAGCACCAGCTACAGCCG AAGAATGTGACTCTGCAATGTGTGTTCTGGGTTGAAGACCCCACAT TGAGCAGCCCGGGGCATTGGAGCAGTGCTGGGTGTGAGACCGTCAGGAGAGAAACCCAAACATCCTGCTTCTGCAACCACTTGACCTACTTTGCAGTGCTGATG GTCTCCTCGGTGGAGGTGGACGCTGTGCACAAGCACTACCTGAGCCTCCTCTCCTATGTGGGCTGTGTCGTCTCTGCCCTGGCCTGTGTTGTCACCATTGCCGCCTACCTCTGCTCCAG GGTGCCCCTGCCGTGCAGGAGGAAACCTCGGGACTACACCATCAAGGTGCACATGAACCTGCTGCTGGCCGTCTTCCTGCTGGACATGAGCTTCCTGCTCAGCGAGCCGGTGGCCCTGACAGGCTCTGAGGACGGCTGCCGAGCCAGTGCCATCTTCCTGCACTTCTCCCTGCTCGCCTGCCTTTCCTGGATGGGCCTCGAGGGCTACAACCTTTACCGACTTGTGGTGGAGGTCTTCGGCACCTATGTCCCTGGCTACCTGCTCAAGCTGAGCGCCATGGGCTGGG GCTTCCCCATCTTTCTGGTGACGCTGGTGGCCCTGGTGGATGTGGACAACTATGGCCCCATCATCTTGGCTGTGCATAGGACTCCAGAGAGTGTCATCTACCCTTCCAT GTGCTGGATCCGGGACTCCCTGGTCAGCTACATCACCAACCTGGGCCTCTTCAGCCTGGTGTTTCTGTTCAACATGGCCATGCTAGGCACCATGGTGGTGCAGATCCTGCGGCTGCGCCCCCACACCCAAAAGTGGTCACATGTGCTGACACTGCTGGGCCTCAGCCTGGTCCTTGGCCTGCCCTGGGCCTTGATCTTCTTCTCCTTTGCTTCTGGCACCTTCCAGCTTGTCGTCCTCTACCTTTTCAGCATCATCACCTCCTTCCAAG GCTTCCTCATCTTTGTCTGGTACTGGTCCATGCGGCTGCAGGCCCGGGGTGGTCCCTCCCCTCTGAAGAGCAACTCAGACAGCGCCAGGCTCCCCATCAGCTCGGGCAGCACCTCGTCCAGCCGCATCTAG
- the ADGRG1 gene encoding adhesion G-protein coupled receptor G1 isoform X2 produces MTAQSLLQMTLFLLSLLFLVQGAHSRGHREDFRFCSQRNQTHRSSLHYKHTPDLRISIENSEEALTVHAPFPAAHPASRSFPDPRGLYHFCLYWNRHAGRLHLLYGKHDFLLSNNASSLLCFQHREESLAQGPPLFATSVTSWWSPQNISLPSAASFTFSFHSPPHTAAHNASVDMCELKRDLQLLSQFLKHPQKSSRRPSAAPASQQLQSLESKLTSVRFMGNTVSFEEDRINATVWKLQPTAGLQDLHIHSRQEEEQSEILEYSVLLPRTLFQRTKGRRGEAEKRLLLVDFSSQALFQDKNSSQVLGEKVLGIVVQNTKVANLTEPVVLTFQHQLQPKNVTLQCVFWVEDPTLSSPGHWSSAGCETVRRETQTSCFCNHLTYFAVLMVSSVEVDAVHKHYLSLLSYVGCVVSALACVVTIAAYLCSRRKPRDYTIKVHMNLLLAVFLLDMSFLLSEPVALTGSEDGCRASAIFLHFSLLACLSWMGLEGYNLYRLVVEVFGTYVPGYLLKLSAMGWGFPIFLVTLVALVDVDNYGPIILAVHRTPESVIYPSMCWIRDSLVSYITNLGLFSLVFLFNMAMLGTMVVQILRLRPHTQKWSHVLTLLGLSLVLGLPWALIFFSFASGTFQLVVLYLFSIITSFQGFLIFVWYWSMRLQARGGPSPLKSNSDSARLPISSGSTSSSRI; encoded by the exons gTGCCCACAGCAGGGGCCACAGGGAAGACTTTCGCTTCTGCAGCCAGCGGAACCAGACACACAGGAGCAGCCTccactacaagcacacaccagaCCTGCGCATCTCCATCGAGAACTCCGAGGAGGCCCTCACAGTCCATGCCCCCTTCCCTGCAGCCCACCCTGCTTCCCGATCCTTCCCTGACCCCAGGGGCCTCTACCACTTCTGCCTCTACTGGAACCGACATGCTGGGAGATTGCATCTTCTCTATGGCAAGCATGACTTCTTGCTGAGTAACAATGCCTCTAGCCTCCTCTGCTTCCAGCACCGGGAGGAGAgcctggcccagggccccccACTGTTCGCCACTTCTGTCACCTCCTGGTGGAGTCCTCAGAACATCAGCCTGCCCAGTGCTGCCAGCTTCACCTTCTCCTTCCACA GTCCTCCCCACACGGCTGCTCACAATGCCTCGGTGGACATGTGCGAGCTCAAAAGGGACCTCCAGCTGCTCAGCCAGTTCCTGAAGCATCCCCAGAAGTCCTCAAGGAGGCCCTCGGCTGCCCCCGCCAGCCA GCAGTTGCAGAGCCTGGAGTCGAAGCTGACCTCTGTGAGATTCATGGGGAACACGGTGTCCTTCGAGGAGGACCGGATCAACGCCACGGTGTGGAAGCTCCAGCCCACAGCCGGCCTCCAGGACCTGCACATCCACTCCCGGCAGGAG GAGGAGCAGAGCGAGATCTTGGAGTACTCGGTGCTGCTGCCTCGAACACTCTTCCAGAGGACAAAAGGCCGGAGGGGGGAGGCTGAGAAGAGACTCCTCCTGGTGGACTTCAGCAGCCAAGCCCTGTTCCAG GACAAGAATTCCAGCCAAGTCCTGGGTGAGAAGGTCTTGGGGATTGTGGTGCAGAACACAAAAGTAGCCAACCTCACGGAGCCCGTGGTGCTCACCTTCCAGCACCAGCTACAGCCG AAGAATGTGACTCTGCAATGTGTGTTCTGGGTTGAAGACCCCACAT TGAGCAGCCCGGGGCATTGGAGCAGTGCTGGGTGTGAGACCGTCAGGAGAGAAACCCAAACATCCTGCTTCTGCAACCACTTGACCTACTTTGCAGTGCTGATG GTCTCCTCGGTGGAGGTGGACGCTGTGCACAAGCACTACCTGAGCCTCCTCTCCTATGTGGGCTGTGTCGTCTCTGCCCTGGCCTGTGTTGTCACCATTGCCGCCTACCTCTGCTCCAG GAGGAAACCTCGGGACTACACCATCAAGGTGCACATGAACCTGCTGCTGGCCGTCTTCCTGCTGGACATGAGCTTCCTGCTCAGCGAGCCGGTGGCCCTGACAGGCTCTGAGGACGGCTGCCGAGCCAGTGCCATCTTCCTGCACTTCTCCCTGCTCGCCTGCCTTTCCTGGATGGGCCTCGAGGGCTACAACCTTTACCGACTTGTGGTGGAGGTCTTCGGCACCTATGTCCCTGGCTACCTGCTCAAGCTGAGCGCCATGGGCTGGG GCTTCCCCATCTTTCTGGTGACGCTGGTGGCCCTGGTGGATGTGGACAACTATGGCCCCATCATCTTGGCTGTGCATAGGACTCCAGAGAGTGTCATCTACCCTTCCAT GTGCTGGATCCGGGACTCCCTGGTCAGCTACATCACCAACCTGGGCCTCTTCAGCCTGGTGTTTCTGTTCAACATGGCCATGCTAGGCACCATGGTGGTGCAGATCCTGCGGCTGCGCCCCCACACCCAAAAGTGGTCACATGTGCTGACACTGCTGGGCCTCAGCCTGGTCCTTGGCCTGCCCTGGGCCTTGATCTTCTTCTCCTTTGCTTCTGGCACCTTCCAGCTTGTCGTCCTCTACCTTTTCAGCATCATCACCTCCTTCCAAG GCTTCCTCATCTTTGTCTGGTACTGGTCCATGCGGCTGCAGGCCCGGGGTGGTCCCTCCCCTCTGAAGAGCAACTCAGACAGCGCCAGGCTCCCCATCAGCTCGGGCAGCACCTCGTCCAGCCGCATCTAG
- the ADGRG1 gene encoding adhesion G-protein coupled receptor G1 isoform X1 translates to MTAQSLLQMTLFLLSLLFLVQGAHSRGHREDFRFCSQRNQTHRSSLHYKHTPDLRISIENSEEALTVHAPFPAAHPASRSFPDPRGLYHFCLYWNRHAGRLHLLYGKHDFLLSNNASSLLCFQHREESLAQGPPLFATSVTSWWSPQNISLPSAASFTFSFHSPPHTAAHNASVDMCELKRDLQLLSQFLKHPQKSSRRPSAAPASQQLQSLESKLTSVRFMGNTVSFEEDRINATVWKLQPTAGLQDLHIHSRQEEEQSEILEYSVLLPRTLFQRTKGRRGEAEKRLLLVDFSSQALFQDKNSSQVLGEKVLGIVVQNTKVANLTEPVVLTFQHQLQPKNVTLQCVFWVEDPTLSSPGHWSSAGCETVRRETQTSCFCNHLTYFAVLMVSSVEVDAVHKHYLSLLSYVGCVVSALACVVTIAAYLCSRVPLPCRRKPRDYTIKVHMNLLLAVFLLDMSFLLSEPVALTGSEDGCRASAIFLHFSLLACLSWMGLEGYNLYRLVVEVFGTYVPGYLLKLSAMGWGFPIFLVTLVALVDVDNYGPIILAVHRTPESVIYPSMCWIRDSLVSYITNLGLFSLVFLFNMAMLGTMVVQILRLRPHTQKWSHVLTLLGLSLVLGLPWALIFFSFASGTFQLVVLYLFSIITSFQGFLIFVWYWSMRLQARGGPSPLKSNSDSARLPISSGSTSSSRI, encoded by the exons gTGCCCACAGCAGGGGCCACAGGGAAGACTTTCGCTTCTGCAGCCAGCGGAACCAGACACACAGGAGCAGCCTccactacaagcacacaccagaCCTGCGCATCTCCATCGAGAACTCCGAGGAGGCCCTCACAGTCCATGCCCCCTTCCCTGCAGCCCACCCTGCTTCCCGATCCTTCCCTGACCCCAGGGGCCTCTACCACTTCTGCCTCTACTGGAACCGACATGCTGGGAGATTGCATCTTCTCTATGGCAAGCATGACTTCTTGCTGAGTAACAATGCCTCTAGCCTCCTCTGCTTCCAGCACCGGGAGGAGAgcctggcccagggccccccACTGTTCGCCACTTCTGTCACCTCCTGGTGGAGTCCTCAGAACATCAGCCTGCCCAGTGCTGCCAGCTTCACCTTCTCCTTCCACA GTCCTCCCCACACGGCTGCTCACAATGCCTCGGTGGACATGTGCGAGCTCAAAAGGGACCTCCAGCTGCTCAGCCAGTTCCTGAAGCATCCCCAGAAGTCCTCAAGGAGGCCCTCGGCTGCCCCCGCCAGCCA GCAGTTGCAGAGCCTGGAGTCGAAGCTGACCTCTGTGAGATTCATGGGGAACACGGTGTCCTTCGAGGAGGACCGGATCAACGCCACGGTGTGGAAGCTCCAGCCCACAGCCGGCCTCCAGGACCTGCACATCCACTCCCGGCAGGAG GAGGAGCAGAGCGAGATCTTGGAGTACTCGGTGCTGCTGCCTCGAACACTCTTCCAGAGGACAAAAGGCCGGAGGGGGGAGGCTGAGAAGAGACTCCTCCTGGTGGACTTCAGCAGCCAAGCCCTGTTCCAG GACAAGAATTCCAGCCAAGTCCTGGGTGAGAAGGTCTTGGGGATTGTGGTGCAGAACACAAAAGTAGCCAACCTCACGGAGCCCGTGGTGCTCACCTTCCAGCACCAGCTACAGCCG AAGAATGTGACTCTGCAATGTGTGTTCTGGGTTGAAGACCCCACAT TGAGCAGCCCGGGGCATTGGAGCAGTGCTGGGTGTGAGACCGTCAGGAGAGAAACCCAAACATCCTGCTTCTGCAACCACTTGACCTACTTTGCAGTGCTGATG GTCTCCTCGGTGGAGGTGGACGCTGTGCACAAGCACTACCTGAGCCTCCTCTCCTATGTGGGCTGTGTCGTCTCTGCCCTGGCCTGTGTTGTCACCATTGCCGCCTACCTCTGCTCCAG GGTGCCCCTGCCGTGCAGGAGGAAACCTCGGGACTACACCATCAAGGTGCACATGAACCTGCTGCTGGCCGTCTTCCTGCTGGACATGAGCTTCCTGCTCAGCGAGCCGGTGGCCCTGACAGGCTCTGAGGACGGCTGCCGAGCCAGTGCCATCTTCCTGCACTTCTCCCTGCTCGCCTGCCTTTCCTGGATGGGCCTCGAGGGCTACAACCTTTACCGACTTGTGGTGGAGGTCTTCGGCACCTATGTCCCTGGCTACCTGCTCAAGCTGAGCGCCATGGGCTGGG GCTTCCCCATCTTTCTGGTGACGCTGGTGGCCCTGGTGGATGTGGACAACTATGGCCCCATCATCTTGGCTGTGCATAGGACTCCAGAGAGTGTCATCTACCCTTCCAT GTGCTGGATCCGGGACTCCCTGGTCAGCTACATCACCAACCTGGGCCTCTTCAGCCTGGTGTTTCTGTTCAACATGGCCATGCTAGGCACCATGGTGGTGCAGATCCTGCGGCTGCGCCCCCACACCCAAAAGTGGTCACATGTGCTGACACTGCTGGGCCTCAGCCTGGTCCTTGGCCTGCCCTGGGCCTTGATCTTCTTCTCCTTTGCTTCTGGCACCTTCCAGCTTGTCGTCCTCTACCTTTTCAGCATCATCACCTCCTTCCAAG GCTTCCTCATCTTTGTCTGGTACTGGTCCATGCGGCTGCAGGCCCGGGGTGGTCCCTCCCCTCTGAAGAGCAACTCAGACAGCGCCAGGCTCCCCATCAGCTCGGGCAGCACCTCGTCCAGCCGCATCTAG